A genomic segment from bacterium encodes:
- a CDS encoding SAM-dependent chlorinase/fluorinase produces the protein MSTIALLTDFGDSDGFVGMIKGTIKSLAPQCEIIDISHKIDNFDVRAAAFVLEKSIRYYPAGTLFLAVVDPGVGSARRLLAAQAGDYFFVAPDNGILSYTLSGFAKKSVYSIENEEMFLPDHGQTFHGRDIMAPVAARIASGTQLDLVGPPVETYAFLKIPNLLKHGRSVIGEIVYVDKFGNLISNITKNDLPRDIELSNLRCTVGDVKNVALVNSYSEGRDLSAIISGFGTVEIFLNQGSAAGKFPKAIGMTIAVEG, from the coding sequence GTGAGCACGATTGCGCTTCTGACAGACTTCGGCGATAGCGATGGCTTCGTCGGCATGATCAAGGGCACCATCAAGAGTCTCGCGCCTCAATGTGAAATCATCGACATAAGCCACAAGATCGACAACTTTGATGTCCGTGCCGCCGCGTTTGTCCTGGAGAAGTCGATTCGATACTATCCGGCGGGAACGCTGTTCCTCGCCGTAGTTGATCCGGGAGTTGGCAGTGCCAGACGGCTCTTGGCAGCACAAGCAGGAGATTACTTCTTTGTCGCTCCAGACAACGGCATACTCTCGTATACGCTTAGCGGTTTTGCGAAGAAGAGTGTTTATTCCATCGAGAATGAAGAGATGTTTCTTCCAGACCACGGGCAGACATTTCATGGCCGCGACATTATGGCTCCTGTTGCTGCGCGGATTGCTTCGGGTACTCAGCTGGACCTAGTCGGTCCGCCGGTCGAAACGTATGCATTTCTCAAGATTCCTAATCTGCTCAAGCACGGCCGCAGTGTTATCGGCGAAATCGTCTACGTCGACAAGTTCGGCAATCTAATCAGCAACATCACAAAGAATGACTTGCCGCGAGACATTGAACTGTCAAATCTTAGGTGCACGGTTGGCGATGTCAAGAACGTCGCACTGGTAAACAGTTACAGCGAGGGAAGAGACTTGTCGGCGATTATCTCCGGATTCGGTACAGTTGAGATATTTCTCAACCAAGGAAGCGCTGCCGGCAAATTTCCCAAGGCTATTGGAATGACAATTGCGGTTGAGGGTTAG
- a CDS encoding MTH1187 family thiamine-binding protein, which yields MLVEFSVAPMGLGESISKEVAKVIDIIDRSGLKYRTHAMGTLIEGDWEQCMAVIKECHDAVRAVSPRVYTRIAIDDREGNLSNMDRKIDSVRQKLGRDFQE from the coding sequence ATGCTGGTAGAATTCTCTGTTGCTCCGATGGGACTCGGCGAGTCGATTTCGAAAGAAGTCGCCAAGGTGATTGATATCATCGACCGGTCAGGATTGAAGTATCGGACCCACGCAATGGGTACACTGATCGAAGGTGACTGGGAACAGTGTATGGCCGTGATCAAAGAATGTCACGATGCCGTACGCGCGGTCTCGCCGCGAGTGTATACCAGAATCGCTATCGACGACCGCGAAGGCAATTTGAGCAATATGGATCGCAAAATTGATTCTGTCCGGCAAAAACTTGGCCGCGACTTTCAGGAGTAG
- a CDS encoding serine hydroxymethyltransferase: MSVLKQFDPEIYAAMQGETNRQNKKLELIASENFVSEAVMEAAGGVMTNKYAEGYPKKRYYGGCEFVDVAETLARQRATELFGAEHVNVQPHSGSQANMAVYFTVLKPGDTILGLNLSHGGHLTHGHPLNFSGIFYNVVGYEVNKETETIDYDALHKQALETKPKIIVAGASAYPRTLDFKRFREIADACGALLMVDMAHIAGLIAAGLHPSPVPHAHFVTTTTHKTLRGPRGGMILCKKEFKKDLDRMVMPGIQGGPLMHIIAAKAVAFKEALQPEFKVYQKQILANAKTMADEFMKMGYHVVSKGTDTHLLLLSFVEKGLTGKQVQEALDLASITTNKNTIPFDPQPPLVTSGIRIGAPAITTRGMKEPEMKQIAGLIDRVIKNLSDEAVLAQVKKDVEHLCDKFPLYTDRMDKDIVVPVIP, translated from the coding sequence ATGTCCGTTCTTAAGCAATTCGACCCGGAAATATATGCAGCGATGCAGGGTGAAACCAATCGCCAAAACAAGAAACTTGAGTTAATCGCATCAGAAAACTTCGTCTCGGAAGCCGTCATGGAAGCTGCCGGCGGAGTGATGACCAATAAATACGCGGAAGGTTATCCCAAGAAGCGCTACTACGGTGGTTGCGAGTTTGTCGATGTTGCCGAAACATTGGCGCGCCAGCGGGCAACCGAGTTGTTCGGTGCTGAACATGTTAATGTCCAGCCGCACTCGGGTTCACAAGCCAACATGGCAGTATACTTCACGGTGCTCAAGCCCGGGGACACGATACTTGGATTGAATCTGTCGCATGGCGGTCATCTAACGCATGGCCACCCATTAAACTTCTCCGGCATTTTCTACAATGTTGTCGGCTACGAAGTCAATAAAGAGACAGAGACGATCGACTACGATGCACTGCATAAACAGGCACTTGAAACGAAGCCGAAGATTATTGTCGCTGGAGCGTCTGCTTATCCACGCACGTTGGATTTCAAACGCTTCCGCGAAATCGCCGACGCTTGCGGCGCATTGCTGATGGTTGATATGGCGCACATCGCTGGACTAATTGCTGCAGGCCTTCATCCGTCACCGGTTCCGCACGCTCACTTCGTCACCACGACAACGCATAAGACACTTCGTGGTCCGCGCGGCGGAATGATTTTGTGTAAGAAGGAATTCAAGAAAGACCTCGACAGGATGGTGATGCCGGGCATTCAGGGCGGGCCATTGATGCATATCATCGCGGCGAAGGCCGTCGCATTCAAGGAAGCGCTGCAACCGGAATTCAAGGTCTACCAGAAGCAGATTCTCGCCAATGCCAAGACGATGGCGGACGAATTCATGAAGATGGGTTATCACGTTGTTTCCAAGGGAACGGATACTCACTTGTTGCTGTTGTCGTTTGTTGAGAAGGGCCTGACCGGCAAGCAAGTTCAGGAAGCGCTGGATCTGGCATCGATAACGACTAATAAGAACACAATCCCGTTTGACCCGCAGCCACCGCTGGTGACTTCGGGAATTCGTATCGGTGCGCCGGCAATCACGACGCGCGGTATGAAAGAGCCGGAAATGAAGCAAATCGCCGGATTGATTGATAGAGTCATCAAGAATCTCAGCGACGAAGCGGTACTCGCTCAGGTCAAGAAAGATGTCGAACATCTCTGCGACAAGTTTCCGCTGTATACTGATCGGATGGACAAAGACATTGTCGTGCCGGTGATTCCGTAG
- the tatC gene encoding twin-arginine translocase subunit TatC, whose amino-acid sequence MVEYREIGQDAPGGDMPFLEHIEELRKRLIKIILSIIGFAIVAYFFSDQLVELVVKPVGTVYFRQPAGAFMLRMKLAGFAGLVMAIPVVLFQFWRFVIPGLYKREVKYLVPVTILGTIFFFGGAGFCFFGVIPNAIKFLQEFGTENVKPLIDVSDYFSFVFWMCVAFGAVFQLPIIAYFLGRIGLITAQTLRRGRRFAVIGILIVAALITPTPDAFSMMLLAVPLYVLYEISVFVVQFTGVRKE is encoded by the coding sequence ATGGTAGAATATCGCGAAATCGGCCAAGACGCTCCGGGGGGAGACATGCCGTTTCTTGAGCACATCGAGGAACTGCGCAAAAGGCTGATCAAGATTATCCTCTCGATTATTGGATTCGCAATTGTCGCATACTTCTTCTCCGACCAACTTGTCGAATTGGTTGTCAAGCCGGTAGGTACAGTCTACTTCCGACAGCCGGCTGGCGCATTCATGTTGCGCATGAAACTCGCCGGATTCGCTGGACTGGTGATGGCGATACCGGTGGTGCTGTTCCAGTTCTGGCGGTTTGTGATACCGGGGCTGTACAAGCGCGAAGTCAAGTATCTGGTGCCAGTCACAATTCTCGGCACGATCTTCTTTTTCGGCGGCGCAGGATTCTGCTTCTTCGGTGTGATTCCGAATGCCATCAAGTTCCTGCAGGAGTTCGGGACAGAAAATGTGAAGCCGCTGATCGATGTGTCTGACTACTTCTCGTTTGTCTTCTGGATGTGCGTAGCGTTCGGCGCCGTGTTTCAACTGCCGATCATCGCGTACTTCCTCGGAAGAATCGGGCTGATTACGGCTCAGACTCTCAGGCGTGGACGGCGATTTGCTGTCATCGGAATCTTGATTGTAGCGGCGCTGATTACGCCGACACCGGACGCGTTTAGCATGATGCTATTGGCGGTGCCGTTGTATGTGCTTTATGAGATTTCCGTATTTGTCGTGCAGTTCACCGGAGTGCGAAAAGAGTAG
- a CDS encoding divalent-cation tolerance protein CutA: protein MSQPVVLLSTCSDEAKAQAIATLLVEQRLAACVNIVNGIKSTYRWEGVIRTDNEVLLIIKSQRDQVQSIKQVVQELSGYELPELIAMEIIDGSQHYLDWLTVESRQPNVETSTE from the coding sequence ATGTCGCAACCAGTAGTTCTTCTCTCAACTTGCAGCGACGAAGCCAAAGCACAGGCTATCGCAACACTCCTTGTTGAGCAGAGATTGGCTGCTTGTGTCAATATCGTCAACGGTATCAAATCGACATATCGTTGGGAGGGAGTTATCCGGACCGACAACGAGGTACTCCTGATAATCAAATCACAACGCGATCAGGTGCAGTCGATCAAGCAGGTGGTTCAAGAACTCTCCGGGTACGAATTGCCCGAGCTGATTGCGATGGAAATCATCGACGGCTCGCAGCACTATCTCGACTGGCTCACGGTCGAGTCGCGTCAGCCGAACGTAGAAACCTCAACCGAATAG